From the Euphorbia lathyris chromosome 6, ddEupLath1.1, whole genome shotgun sequence genome, one window contains:
- the LOC136234273 gene encoding small ribosomal subunit protein mS79 (rPPR3b)-like, translated as MSSAAARLLSGLFTASAPTKTAASNTVITKSGKFQTMVSKFKTSSESEDFRSRYDIYLNTVLRLAKFRRFSMIEEILQHQKNFKDITDEPYTSRLIALYGKAGMFENARKLYDEMPDLNCPRTVYSFNALLSACIDSGKFDKIEGILKDLPDELRLTLDVVSYNIIIKGYYKMRALDSAAAVLDRMIKEGVNPNLITFNTLLNGFYSNDRFADGERIWGKMEEMNVVPNVRSYNAKLYGLAFEKRMKEAVELIEEMKSKEIEPDLYSYRGLIRAFVEDENLEEAKWWYCDIMKKGCVLDKITLEKLLGFVCEKGDFCSAYEICVENLKKCRFDEALLQVVADGLIKDSKVEDAEKLMQLSKRKIKVISLSSQYDIDNYE; from the coding sequence ATGTCCTCAGCAGCCGCTCGCCTTCTCTCCGGCCTTTTCACTGCTAGCGCCCCGACTAAAACCGCCGCCTCCAACACCGTCATCACTAAATCGGGGAAATTCCAAACAATGGTCAGTAAATTCAAGACATCATCGGAGTCAGAGGACTTCCGCTCCCGCTACGACATCTATCTGAACACCGTTCTCCGCCTGGCCAAATTCCGAAGGTTCTCTATGATTGAAGAAATCCTACAACATCAGAAGAACTTCAAAGACATAACCGATGAGCCCTACACTTCCCGCTTAATCGCGCTCTACGGTAAAGCAGGTATGTTCGAGAATGCACGCAAGCTGTATGATGAAATGCCTGACCTAAATTGCCCTCGCACTGTCTACTCTTTCAATGCCCTATTATCTGCGTGTATTGATTCAGGGAAATTCGATAAAATCGAGGGAATTCTAAAGGATTTGCCTGATGAATTACGATTAACCTTAGATGTAGTTTCATATAATATAATCATTAAGGGATACTACAAGATGCGCGCTTTAGATTCTGCTGCTGCTGTGCTTGATAGAATGATAAAAGAAGGTGTAAATCCAAATTTGATCACTTTCAACACACTGTTAAATGGTTTTTATAGCAATGACAGGTTTGCTGATGGAGAAAGAATTTGGGGGAAAATGGAGGAAATGAATGTTGTTCCAAATGTAAGGAGCTACAATGCAAAACTTTATGGATTGGCATTTGAGAAGAGGATGAAAGAAGCTGTTGAATTAATTGAAGAGATGAAATCTAAGGAAATTGAACCTGATTTGTACAGTTACAGGGGTTTGATTAGGGCTTTTGTTGAAGATGAAAACTTGGAGGAAGCTAAATGGTGGTATTGTGACATTATGAAGAAGGGTTGTGTGTTGGATAAGATAACTTTGGAGAAATTACTTGGGTTTGTTTGTGAGAAGGGTGATTTCTGTTCTGCTTATGAGATTTGTGTTGAAAATTTGAAGAAATGTCGTTTTGATGAGGCATTGTTGCAGGTTGTGGCAGATGGATTGATTAAAGATTCAAAGGTTGAAGATGCAGAGAAGCTAATGCAACTGAGTAAAAGGAAGATTAAAGTCATAAGCCTAAGTTCCCAATATGACATTGACAATTATGAGTAA